The following are encoded in a window of Sphingobium sp. AP49 genomic DNA:
- a CDS encoding cation transporter: protein MSDTSLPDELRETMARAVRLEYWNIFWTLTIIVTMGLVLGQSQTMKTAWIEDTLGLVPPVMFLIAAHLERRAHRSRRFPFGFERVNGLGFFVAAVALTAVGALLLYNAMMALGSQEHATVGSIVILGHDIWLGWLMIAAQIYSLIPPLFIGRKELPLAQALNDKLLHTDALMNKANWLTGAAGLAGVIGLGLGWWWADSLAAAIISLDVLNDGIKALRSSTAELVDGAPRALSSTDLSNDAQSLCDRLSAEFPGATIRLRETGRLIRAEVHDTHPPGECRHPRHYWPEGEDRSWRLAQVSFIPPVGREEGN from the coding sequence ATGAGCGATACAAGTCTTCCCGATGAACTGCGCGAGACGATGGCGCGGGCGGTGCGCCTGGAATATTGGAACATCTTCTGGACTCTAACCATCATCGTGACGATGGGCCTAGTGCTTGGTCAGAGCCAGACGATGAAGACCGCGTGGATAGAGGACACGCTGGGCCTGGTTCCGCCTGTCATGTTCCTGATCGCCGCGCATTTGGAGCGTCGCGCCCATCGATCGCGCCGCTTTCCTTTCGGTTTCGAGCGGGTCAACGGCCTTGGTTTCTTTGTGGCGGCTGTTGCACTGACTGCCGTCGGCGCGCTGCTCCTCTACAATGCGATGATGGCGCTGGGCTCGCAGGAGCACGCGACCGTCGGATCGATCGTCATTCTGGGGCATGATATCTGGTTGGGATGGCTGATGATCGCCGCCCAGATTTACTCCCTCATCCCGCCGCTCTTCATCGGCCGGAAGGAACTTCCGCTGGCGCAGGCTCTCAACGACAAGCTGCTGCATACCGACGCACTCATGAACAAGGCCAATTGGCTGACCGGGGCGGCGGGGCTCGCCGGTGTCATTGGGCTGGGGCTTGGCTGGTGGTGGGCTGACTCGTTGGCAGCAGCTATCATTTCGCTCGATGTCCTCAATGACGGTATCAAGGCGTTGCGCTCTTCCACGGCAGAACTGGTCGATGGTGCGCCAAGGGCGCTTTCCAGCACTGATCTTTCGAATGATGCGCAAAGTCTGTGTGATCGCCTCAGCGCTGAATTTCCCGGTGCCACAATACGGCTACGGGAAACCGGCCGCCTTATTCGGGCCGAAGTGCATGACACGCATCCACCGGGCGAATGTCGTCACCCGCGCCATTATTGGCCGGAGGGTGAGGACAGGTCGTGGCGGTTGGCACAGGTGAGCTTCATCCCGCCTGTTGGACGCGAGGAAGGAAATTAG
- a CDS encoding cytochrome c oxidase assembly protein, with product MKRAALFAGLALVPTGWLLAVLPLGMVGHMAGHMIAVAIAAPFLALGLSQGRLDPARLWPGLTSPMAMMLVELVTVWLWHLPALRAATMTSFPLLGLEQLCFLGAGLLLWSSVLRADHRAAGIGALLLTSMHMTLLGVLIGLAPRPLYAAADHHHLAGMDPLIDQQLSGVLMLLVGGASYFIGGLVLLASLLRQRGAA from the coding sequence ATGAAGCGCGCCGCACTTTTCGCCGGTCTGGCGCTGGTTCCGACAGGGTGGCTCCTGGCTGTGCTGCCGCTTGGCATGGTTGGTCATATGGCAGGCCATATGATTGCCGTAGCGATTGCAGCGCCTTTTCTTGCCCTTGGCCTGTCTCAAGGGCGGCTTGATCCTGCGCGTCTCTGGCCCGGCCTCACAAGCCCGATGGCGATGATGCTGGTGGAACTTGTCACGGTCTGGCTCTGGCACCTGCCGGCCCTTCGCGCGGCGACAATGACCTCCTTCCCATTGCTCGGGCTCGAGCAGCTCTGTTTCCTTGGCGCAGGTCTGCTGCTCTGGTCATCGGTGCTCCGCGCCGATCATCGGGCCGCTGGCATCGGTGCCTTGCTGCTGACATCGATGCACATGACGTTGCTCGGTGTCCTGATCGGCCTGGCGCCACGGCCTCTCTACGCGGCGGCGGATCATCATCATCTGGCCGGCATGGACCCGCTGATCGACCAGCAACTGAGCGGTGTCCTCATGCTGCTGGTCGGCGGGGCCAGCTATTTCATCGGCGGTCTCGTCCTGTTGGCGAGCCTCCTTCGCCAGAGGGGGGCGGCATGA
- a CDS encoding MgtC/SapB family protein: MTLNPDTPLHLIDGPVMLRLSIAALLGLLLGLDRQIRGHAAGLRTHGLICFTSALMTVCAIALHNQLQGEGNIDPLRVFEASAAFSGIIATGLIIFSKGEIKNLTTAAHIWLASMIGIASGAALWPLVASATLVAILMLSLLGFVERRWLASEERQGE, translated from the coding sequence ATGACGCTGAATCCCGATACCCCGCTCCACCTTATCGACGGGCCGGTCATGCTGCGCCTGAGCATTGCTGCTCTGCTCGGCCTGCTTTTGGGGCTCGACCGACAGATACGCGGCCATGCAGCGGGGCTACGCACCCATGGCCTCATCTGCTTCACCAGCGCCCTCATGACTGTCTGCGCAATCGCGCTGCACAATCAGTTGCAAGGCGAGGGAAATATAGATCCCCTGCGGGTCTTCGAAGCTTCTGCCGCATTTTCGGGCATCATAGCGACTGGCCTCATCATATTCAGCAAGGGTGAGATCAAGAATCTGACCACGGCAGCCCATATCTGGCTGGCGTCGATGATCGGAATCGCTTCCGGCGCTGCCCTCTGGCCCCTGGTCGCCAGTGCCACTCTCGTCGCGATCCTCATGCTCAGCCTGCTGGGATTTGTGGAACGGCGCTGGCTCGCGTCCGAGGAGCGACAGGGCGAATGA
- a CDS encoding cation diffusion facilitator family transporter: MAGLSSQIRENIVLYGALFANVGIAVAKFVAAAISGSSSMLTEGVHSLVDSGNQVLLLYGQAKARRPADATHPFGYGRELYFWAFVVAILIFAVGAGVSVYEGWLHIAEPEPLRDPTINYVVLGVAVLLEGTSWFIAVREFNGKRGASSWWQSIRRSKDPAGFIVLFEDSAALIGLAIAGIGVWASHYFANPRIDGFASIAIGLILGGVAILLAREAKGLLIGESADPAIISVLWTILAKRSQISAVNHVRTIHTAPDAVFVAISADFVDDLPMGDAERLIEDIEREMKACVPDLTSIYIRPEKQSDAVRQTPPA, encoded by the coding sequence ATGGCCGGTCTGTCAAGCCAAATCCGCGAGAATATCGTCCTCTATGGCGCGCTTTTCGCCAATGTCGGGATAGCGGTCGCCAAGTTCGTGGCGGCGGCGATCAGTGGCTCTTCTTCCATGCTGACCGAGGGTGTCCACTCGCTGGTCGACAGCGGAAATCAGGTTCTGCTGCTCTATGGTCAGGCAAAGGCCAGACGTCCCGCCGACGCCACCCATCCCTTCGGCTATGGCCGCGAACTCTATTTCTGGGCCTTCGTCGTCGCGATCCTTATCTTTGCCGTCGGCGCGGGCGTTTCGGTCTACGAGGGCTGGTTGCACATCGCCGAACCTGAGCCCTTGCGTGATCCGACGATCAATTATGTGGTGCTGGGTGTTGCTGTGCTGCTTGAAGGAACAAGCTGGTTCATCGCGGTGCGCGAATTCAACGGCAAGCGCGGTGCCAGCAGTTGGTGGCAATCGATCCGCCGATCCAAGGATCCCGCCGGGTTCATTGTCCTGTTCGAGGACAGCGCTGCGCTGATCGGCCTCGCCATTGCAGGCATCGGCGTCTGGGCCAGCCACTATTTCGCAAATCCACGGATTGACGGTTTTGCATCGATTGCCATTGGTCTCATTCTGGGTGGGGTCGCTATTCTGCTTGCGCGCGAAGCCAAGGGCCTGTTGATCGGCGAAAGCGCCGACCCGGCGATCATTTCGGTTCTATGGACCATTCTCGCCAAGCGGTCGCAGATCAGCGCGGTCAATCATGTCCGTACGATCCATACCGCGCCTGATGCCGTTTTCGTAGCGATCAGTGCTGATTTCGTCGACGATCTGCCGATGGGAGATGCAGAGCGTCTGATCGAGGATATTGAACGCGAAATGAAGGCTTGCGTCCCCGATCTGACGTCCATTTACATCCGGCCGGAAAAGCAGTCGGATGCTGTGCGACAAACACCGCCGGCCTAA
- a CDS encoding NAD(P)H-dependent oxidoreductase, which produces MPLKALALNCTLKADSRQESSTDAMIAVLTKAFSKNDVTVSETVRVAALDIRPGVSSDEGDGDAWPGLREKILAHDIVIFGGPIWMGQISSIAKRVLERMDAFLSETDDEGRMPSYGKVAVAAIVGNEDGAHFCSAQLFQALNDVGWTIPAVAACYWVGEAMGAVDFKDLGETPEAVMKTAKMVAGNAAHLASLLQSSPYPG; this is translated from the coding sequence ATGCCGCTCAAGGCGCTGGCGCTTAACTGCACGCTCAAGGCGGACTCCCGCCAGGAGAGTTCGACCGACGCGATGATCGCCGTGTTGACGAAGGCCTTCAGCAAGAATGATGTGACGGTCAGCGAAACGGTCCGGGTTGCAGCCCTTGACATCAGGCCAGGCGTCAGCTCCGACGAAGGGGATGGCGATGCGTGGCCTGGACTGCGCGAGAAGATACTCGCTCATGACATAGTGATCTTCGGAGGACCGATCTGGATGGGGCAGATCAGCAGCATCGCCAAACGCGTCCTGGAACGGATGGATGCCTTCCTCTCCGAGACCGACGATGAGGGTCGGATGCCGAGCTATGGGAAGGTCGCTGTCGCAGCAATCGTGGGTAATGAAGATGGCGCCCACTTCTGCTCCGCTCAGCTGTTTCAGGCTTTGAACGATGTGGGCTGGACGATCCCCGCTGTTGCGGCCTGCTATTGGGTCGGCGAAGCGATGGGGGCGGTCGATTTCAAGGATCTCGGCGAGACGCCGGAGGCGGTAATGAAGACGGCGAAAATGGTCGCCGGCAATGCCGCGCATCTCGCAAGCCTGCTTCAGTCCAGCCCTTATCCAGGCTGA
- a CDS encoding c-type cytochrome, translating into MIIRISLKRAIVALLGLGVLGMLFAWSGAMQISASSGHWRITDWFLHWTMRNSVRTYAWLDAPPDPLDGEGLVSAAGHFRQACQVCHGAPGVRPSPVMQQATPPAPDLARTAGEWRDRELFWIIRHGVKFTGMPAWAAADRPDEVRRMTAFVRRLPQMTAAQYQALTQAGEEGRLPGVAPATLSACTSCHGVDGRGREQSDIPVLAGQSASYLFASMRQYVSGKRSSAVMQTALATTGREEMTRLATYFSAMPGLANIATTRSSPGLDRFGQPLPACSNCHAVGKAAPILAGQKPGYLAARLRLWQQDDNVIDARLPPDTMAMIARRIPIDQIDELARTVAQPRSD; encoded by the coding sequence ATGATCATTCGCATCAGCTTGAAGCGTGCAATTGTCGCGTTGCTCGGACTTGGGGTTCTCGGAATGCTGTTCGCCTGGTCCGGGGCCATGCAGATTTCCGCGTCGTCGGGCCATTGGCGTATTACCGACTGGTTCCTTCACTGGACGATGCGCAATTCCGTGCGGACTTATGCCTGGCTGGACGCACCGCCCGATCCGCTCGATGGTGAGGGCCTGGTCAGTGCAGCGGGGCATTTTCGTCAGGCCTGCCAGGTCTGTCATGGCGCGCCGGGTGTACGGCCATCACCCGTGATGCAGCAGGCAACCCCGCCGGCGCCTGATCTTGCCCGGACGGCAGGGGAATGGCGGGATCGCGAATTATTCTGGATCATCCGGCATGGCGTCAAATTCACCGGCATGCCGGCCTGGGCGGCGGCTGATCGACCGGACGAAGTAAGGCGCATGACCGCTTTCGTCCGGCGCTTGCCGCAGATGACGGCGGCGCAATATCAAGCGCTGACCCAGGCTGGCGAGGAGGGACGTCTGCCCGGCGTTGCTCCGGCAACCTTGTCGGCATGCACAAGCTGCCATGGCGTCGATGGTCGGGGGAGGGAGCAATCCGATATTCCGGTCCTGGCTGGGCAGAGCGCGTCCTATCTGTTCGCCAGCATGCGCCAATATGTGTCGGGGAAGCGCAGCAGTGCGGTCATGCAGACGGCGCTGGCAACGACCGGGCGCGAGGAAATGACGAGGCTCGCGACCTATTTCTCTGCGATGCCCGGTCTGGCGAATATTGCGACCACACGCAGTTCACCGGGGCTGGACCGTTTCGGCCAGCCCCTGCCCGCCTGCAGCAATTGTCATGCAGTCGGCAAGGCGGCGCCCATTCTTGCCGGGCAGAAGCCAGGCTATCTTGCTGCGCGCCTGCGGCTTTGGCAGCAAGACGATAATGTCATCGACGCGCGCCTGCCGCCAGACACCATGGCGATGATAGCAAGACGTATCCCGATCGATCAGATCGATGAACTGGCACGGACCGTGGCGCAGCCCAGGTCGGACTAA
- a CDS encoding LysR family transcriptional regulator: MDNRAGEMMVFVRVVEAGSFSEAARLMLMTPSTVSKLIARLEARLGVRLIERSTRRLALTGEGQFYYERSQALLAQIDETEQQIAQGGAEAEGLVRVTSSVTFGTTALEPILPAFFEAYPRIIVDLSLSDEVVDLYLDRTDVAIRVGKLQDSNLMARRIGETRRRIVASPAYLARHGTPRTPEELVGHNCLGFNFRRAMPVWPMREGGRIVERMLSGSLLANNGETLRRMALAGVGIVRTADYHLRGAIARGELVELLVDSEIGEVDDIHALFRGAQFLPARVRAFLDFTVPRMQAFLAEG; the protein is encoded by the coding sequence ATGGACAATCGCGCAGGCGAGATGATGGTGTTCGTTCGGGTCGTCGAGGCGGGCAGCTTTTCCGAAGCCGCGCGGCTGATGCTGATGACGCCCTCGACCGTGTCCAAGCTGATCGCCCGGCTGGAAGCGCGGCTGGGCGTGCGCCTGATCGAGCGATCGACCCGGCGACTGGCGCTGACCGGCGAAGGTCAATTTTATTATGAACGCAGCCAGGCGCTGCTGGCCCAGATCGACGAGACCGAACAGCAGATCGCACAGGGCGGCGCGGAAGCCGAGGGGCTGGTCCGTGTCACCTCGTCCGTGACCTTCGGCACCACCGCGCTCGAACCGATCCTGCCGGCCTTTTTCGAGGCCTATCCCCGGATCATCGTCGACCTGTCGCTGTCGGACGAGGTGGTCGATCTGTATCTCGACCGCACGGATGTCGCGATCCGCGTCGGCAAGTTGCAGGATTCCAACCTGATGGCGCGCAGGATTGGTGAGACGCGGCGCCGGATCGTCGCCTCGCCCGCCTATCTCGCCCGGCATGGCACGCCGCGCACGCCGGAGGAACTGGTCGGCCATAACTGCCTTGGCTTCAATTTCCGGCGCGCCATGCCGGTCTGGCCGATGCGCGAGGGCGGCCGGATCGTCGAGCGGATGCTGAGCGGGTCGCTGCTGGCCAATAATGGCGAGACGCTGCGACGGATGGCGCTGGCGGGTGTCGGCATCGTGCGGACGGCAGACTATCATCTGCGCGGGGCGATCGCGCGCGGCGAACTGGTCGAGCTGTTGGTCGACAGCGAGATTGGCGAGGTGGACGATATCCATGCGCTGTTTCGCGGGGCGCAGTTCCTGCCCGCGCGGGTCAGGGCCTTCCTCGATTTCACCGTGCCGCGGATGCAGGCCTTCCTGGCCGAGGGATGA
- a CDS encoding site-specific integrase, giving the protein MAKITKTLIEAQKPSKDGVKGSNHLLWDSELRGFGVSIGQSRRSFVVQYRLPNGQSRRKVIGRFGLMTVEEARRQARIILGDVANGRDPVEDARSSGQGYTVDQICDWYLERASAGKIIGRSRKPIKASTLTMDRSRVDAHIRPLLGHRIIATLKLGDIEGAQADIAAGATSKPRVGSRGGATKGGEGVASRCMSTLHSIFEHAVRLGEIDKNPARGIRRIASTPKMRWLSQAEIRKLGIALREAEADDEHPTGIAVIRLLLLTGFRRLEALSLERDWLLDEESAIHFRTTKTGAQRRVIGQPALQLLSAQADSGSRYFFPADWGEGHFIGIVRVLDRICHRAGVEGVTPHVLRHTFASVAGGLGYSELTIAALLGHASRGVTQRYIHIDEPLRAAATAVAEYIDELLRGCR; this is encoded by the coding sequence ATGGCGAAAATCACAAAAACGCTCATCGAAGCTCAGAAACCTTCGAAAGATGGGGTCAAGGGTTCGAATCATCTTCTGTGGGACAGCGAGCTGCGTGGCTTCGGTGTTTCTATCGGCCAGAGCCGGCGAAGTTTCGTCGTTCAGTACCGTTTGCCGAACGGACAGAGCCGTCGAAAGGTGATTGGTCGGTTCGGGTTGATGACCGTGGAGGAAGCCAGGCGGCAGGCTCGCATCATCCTTGGCGATGTCGCCAATGGGCGAGACCCTGTCGAGGATGCCCGGTCGAGCGGGCAGGGCTATACTGTAGACCAGATTTGTGACTGGTACCTTGAGCGAGCCTCAGCCGGCAAAATCATCGGCAGAAGCCGCAAACCGATCAAGGCATCCACTCTGACGATGGATCGAAGTCGTGTCGATGCCCACATCCGTCCGTTGCTAGGCCACAGAATAATTGCCACATTGAAGCTCGGTGATATCGAAGGCGCCCAAGCCGACATCGCTGCTGGTGCGACCTCCAAGCCCAGGGTGGGCAGTCGTGGGGGAGCCACCAAAGGCGGCGAAGGCGTAGCCTCGCGCTGCATGTCTACGCTTCACTCGATTTTCGAACATGCCGTGCGACTTGGCGAAATCGACAAAAATCCCGCGAGGGGCATTCGCAGAATTGCGAGCACGCCCAAAATGAGGTGGCTCTCTCAGGCTGAGATCAGGAAGCTCGGCATAGCGCTCAGAGAAGCTGAGGCAGATGACGAGCATCCTACCGGGATAGCCGTGATCCGATTGCTGTTGCTGACTGGCTTTCGTCGGCTCGAAGCACTCAGTCTTGAGCGCGACTGGCTCCTTGATGAGGAGAGCGCGATTCACTTCAGGACGACAAAAACGGGGGCGCAACGACGCGTGATAGGTCAGCCTGCTCTCCAGCTTCTTTCGGCGCAGGCCGATTCGGGTTCGCGATATTTCTTCCCAGCCGATTGGGGAGAAGGCCACTTCATCGGCATAGTGCGGGTCTTGGATAGAATTTGCCATCGAGCAGGAGTCGAAGGCGTGACACCGCATGTCTTGCGCCACACTTTCGCAAGTGTCGCAGGCGGGCTTGGCTACTCCGAACTCACGATTGCGGCACTGCTGGGACACGCGTCCCGCGGCGTCACGCAGCGCTACATCCATATCGACGAGCCGCTGCGCGCGGCCGCAACGGCGGTAGCCGAGTATATCGATGAACTTTTGCGAGGGTGCAGATGA
- a CDS encoding Ku protein: MAARAFWQGQIKLALVSIPVEVYPATKSGAAVSFRQIHEPTGKPIHYEKVVSGVGPVDRDEILKGFELSKGNYVLLEQEEIEAVKIESRKTLDLVQFVEADAIDVLYYEKPYFVVPADDLAEEAYAVLRDALRKAKKVGLGQLSVRGREQLVSIKPCGRGLVMEVLRYADEVTKAQTYFRGLPADTADEDMLDLATSIIDKRTAPFKPEEFRDRYVDALHRLIEKKKKAKGKRIIEEVDDEPARKGGNVIDLMAALKKSAGETARTPATKKRSKSGSATDTGNRRATAAKRKSA, from the coding sequence ATGGCTGCACGCGCATTTTGGCAGGGCCAGATCAAGCTGGCACTGGTGTCCATCCCGGTCGAAGTCTATCCCGCAACCAAATCGGGTGCGGCGGTCAGCTTTCGTCAGATTCACGAGCCCACCGGCAAACCCATTCATTATGAAAAGGTCGTGAGCGGCGTGGGGCCCGTCGACCGAGATGAGATCCTCAAGGGGTTCGAGCTTTCAAAAGGCAATTATGTGCTGCTCGAACAGGAGGAAATCGAAGCGGTCAAGATTGAGAGCCGCAAGACCCTCGACCTCGTCCAGTTTGTCGAGGCCGATGCGATCGACGTTCTTTATTACGAGAAGCCCTATTTCGTCGTACCCGCCGATGACCTCGCAGAAGAGGCCTATGCCGTGCTGCGGGATGCGCTGCGAAAGGCAAAGAAGGTCGGACTTGGCCAATTGTCGGTCCGTGGACGGGAACAGCTGGTATCGATCAAACCCTGTGGACGGGGGCTGGTCATGGAAGTTCTGCGCTATGCCGACGAGGTAACCAAGGCGCAGACATATTTCCGAGGTTTGCCTGCCGATACGGCGGATGAGGACATGCTCGATCTTGCTACCAGCATCATCGACAAGCGAACGGCGCCCTTCAAGCCGGAAGAGTTTCGCGATCGCTATGTCGATGCGCTCCATCGCCTGATCGAAAAGAAGAAAAAGGCCAAGGGGAAGCGGATAATAGAAGAGGTGGACGATGAGCCGGCGCGCAAGGGCGGCAATGTCATCGACCTGATGGCGGCGCTCAAGAAGTCAGCAGGAGAAACGGCTCGCACCCCAGCGACGAAGAAGAGGTCGAAAAGCGGTTCGGCGACAGACACTGGCAATAGGCGTGCGACTGCAGCCAAGCGCAAAAGTGCGTGA
- a CDS encoding putative quinol monooxygenase, producing MMRNIFMALSALLLPLAVTAPALAQTAAPVADTVRYTRIPEGAWSIVAQVRAKPGKEDALRAATLPLVKLVRSDPKNLVYFLQEDRARPGHFIFYEIFESEADFEAHNAMPYVQAWFARLPELAEGGVEVMHMAILGHGTR from the coding sequence ATGATGCGCAACATATTCATGGCGCTGTCGGCCCTGTTGCTGCCGCTGGCAGTAACCGCCCCGGCACTCGCCCAAACAGCGGCGCCGGTCGCCGACACGGTCCGCTATACCCGCATTCCAGAGGGCGCCTGGTCGATCGTGGCACAGGTGCGCGCGAAACCCGGCAAGGAAGACGCATTGCGCGCGGCAACACTGCCGCTGGTGAAACTGGTCCGCAGCGACCCCAAGAATCTCGTCTATTTCCTGCAGGAGGACCGCGCCCGGCCAGGCCATTTCATCTTCTATGAAATATTCGAGAGCGAGGCCGATTTCGAGGCGCATAACGCCATGCCTTATGTCCAGGCCTGGTTCGCCAGACTACCCGAACTGGCGGAGGGCGGTGTCGAAGTGATGCACATGGCGATATTGGGACATGGCACCCGCTGA
- the ligD gene encoding DNA ligase D, with translation MSRLHPLASYNAKRDFNRTSEPEGKMAKKGGNSFVVQKHAATRLHWDFRLEVDGVLKSWAVTKGPSLDPDDKRLAVRTEDHPLSYGSFEGNIPKGEYGGGSVMLWDRGWWEPIPGKSAKDIEDGHLHFILHGERMKGEWLLVRMKGRAGEKRENWLLRKIEDGEARRNGDLVERALTSVLTDRSMAQIAGDIAGTQSLKGARGKTFTDRMQAANAHNAKIGKTKMKAKARTEAMPRFIKPQLATLVDHVPVGNEWLHEIKYDGYRALVAVSGEAIKIYTRSGLDWTDKFGALAGAIKALDLPPALIDGEIIAFDADGNPSFSALQAVLKRGHGAERADTPFHFFAFDLLSLDGMDLKSLPAIERKERLEALLADADQPIHVADHLIGSGEKLYRSLCQAGQEGIIAKRVDAPYRSGRTRAWVKVKCTRRQEFVIVGWTRSKVKGRAFSSLLLGQHEGGELVYKGKVGTGFDAATMTDLAEAMSPIATGTSQIIISAAQARGVQWVKPKLVAEVGFAEFTREGLVRHGSFLGLRSDKLAKTVKPEKAVPTPLSATAIKISNRARVIFPESGQTKGELADYYARIAPLMLPFAANRPISLVRCPQGRAKKCFFQKHDSGAFGDHVRHVAIREKDGGSEDYLYVDDADGLIACVQMGTIEFHGWASRADAVEKPDRMIFDLDPDEGMDFARVREAAKDIRDHLRDIGLISFAMLSGGKGVHVVVPLSPTHDWDAHKDFAARFAQALSAAEPDRFVATMSKAKRKDRIFIDWLRNQRGSTAILPYSARARAGAPVAIPVDWDELNDLQDAHPYDIGDAEILGERAGKLKGWGFAAQTLPDL, from the coding sequence ATGAGCCGGCTCCATCCCCTTGCCTCCTATAATGCCAAACGGGACTTCAATCGCACCAGCGAGCCTGAAGGCAAGATGGCAAAGAAGGGCGGTAACAGTTTCGTTGTCCAGAAACATGCCGCCACAAGGCTGCATTGGGACTTCCGGCTGGAAGTCGATGGCGTGCTCAAGAGCTGGGCCGTCACCAAGGGGCCGAGCCTGGATCCCGATGACAAGCGGCTTGCTGTCCGCACCGAAGATCATCCTCTGAGCTATGGCAGTTTCGAGGGTAATATTCCCAAGGGCGAATATGGCGGCGGCAGTGTGATGCTCTGGGACCGCGGTTGGTGGGAACCGATCCCGGGAAAGAGCGCGAAGGATATAGAGGATGGCCATCTCCATTTCATCCTGCATGGCGAACGGATGAAGGGGGAATGGCTGCTGGTACGGATGAAGGGGCGCGCGGGCGAAAAGCGCGAGAATTGGTTGCTCCGCAAGATTGAGGATGGCGAAGCCCGCCGGAATGGCGATCTGGTCGAGCGCGCGCTGACAAGTGTTCTGACTGACCGCTCAATGGCGCAAATCGCCGGGGACATCGCCGGCACGCAGTCGTTGAAAGGCGCGAGGGGCAAGACATTCACGGATAGGATGCAGGCGGCAAACGCGCATAATGCAAAGATCGGCAAGACGAAGATGAAGGCGAAGGCCAGAACGGAGGCTATGCCGCGCTTCATCAAGCCGCAGCTTGCAACTTTGGTCGACCATGTACCGGTCGGCAACGAATGGCTGCACGAGATCAAATATGACGGATATCGCGCGCTCGTTGCAGTCAGTGGCGAAGCGATAAAAATATATACGCGCAGCGGCCTGGACTGGACGGACAAATTTGGTGCTTTGGCCGGTGCCATAAAAGCGCTCGACCTCCCGCCTGCATTGATCGACGGCGAGATCATCGCCTTTGACGCTGACGGCAATCCCAGTTTTTCGGCGCTGCAGGCGGTGTTGAAACGGGGCCATGGCGCGGAGCGAGCCGACACGCCGTTCCATTTTTTCGCTTTTGATCTTCTTTCCCTTGATGGCATGGATTTGAAGTCTCTCCCCGCAATCGAGCGAAAGGAGCGGCTCGAAGCCTTATTGGCGGATGCAGATCAACCGATCCACGTTGCCGATCACCTGATCGGTTCGGGCGAGAAGCTCTACCGATCGCTTTGTCAGGCCGGGCAGGAAGGCATTATCGCAAAGCGCGTCGATGCGCCCTATCGCAGCGGACGGACACGCGCCTGGGTGAAGGTCAAATGCACCCGTCGGCAGGAATTCGTGATCGTCGGCTGGACCCGTAGCAAGGTAAAAGGGCGTGCCTTCTCCTCCCTGCTACTGGGGCAGCATGAAGGCGGTGAACTGGTCTATAAGGGCAAGGTCGGCACTGGTTTCGATGCCGCCACAATGACCGACCTGGCCGAGGCCATGAGTCCGATTGCGACCGGCACGTCGCAGATCATCATTTCCGCCGCCCAAGCGCGCGGCGTCCAATGGGTCAAACCCAAGCTCGTTGCGGAAGTCGGTTTTGCCGAGTTCACAAGGGAGGGTCTCGTGCGACATGGCAGTTTTCTGGGGCTAAGAAGCGACAAGTTGGCAAAGACGGTCAAGCCCGAAAAAGCGGTCCCGACTCCTCTTTCGGCCACGGCCATCAAGATCAGCAATCGCGCGCGCGTGATTTTCCCGGAGAGCGGGCAGACCAAAGGGGAGTTGGCCGATTACTACGCGCGGATCGCCCCGCTTATGCTACCTTTCGCCGCCAATCGGCCGATCAGTCTTGTGCGATGCCCCCAGGGCCGCGCGAAGAAATGCTTTTTCCAGAAACATGACAGCGGCGCCTTTGGCGATCATGTCCGCCATGTTGCGATCCGCGAAAAAGACGGCGGCTCGGAAGATTATCTCTATGTCGACGATGCCGATGGCCTGATCGCCTGCGTCCAGATGGGTACGATTGAATTTCATGGCTGGGCGAGCCGTGCCGATGCCGTCGAGAAGCCCGATCGCATGATCTTCGATCTTGATCCCGACGAGGGCATGGATTTTGCACGGGTGCGTGAAGCGGCAAAGGATATTCGCGATCATCTACGCGACATCGGTCTGATCTCCTTCGCCATGCTGTCGGGAGGGAAGGGGGTCCATGTCGTCGTCCCCCTCAGCCCCACTCACGACTGGGACGCACATAAGGATTTCGCCGCCCGTTTCGCCCAGGCCTTGAGCGCGGCAGAACCCGATCGCTTTGTCGCCACGATGAGCAAGGCCAAGCGCAAGGATCGCATATTCATCGACTGGCTGCGCAATCAGCGCGGCAGCACCGCCATCCTCCCCTACTCGGCGCGCGCGCGTGCCGGCGCGCCCGTAGCCATACCGGTCGACTGGGACGAATTGAACGATTTGCAGGACGCCCATCCCTACGACATTGGAGATGCCGAAATATTGGGGGAGCGCGCGGGGAAGCTCAAAGGCTGGGGCTTCGCTGCGCAGACCCTGCCGGATCTATGA